The Glaciimonas sp. PCH181 nucleotide sequence ATTTTTTGAGCGACAAACTGGGTGCGGTGATAGGCTTGATTGGCAAACCAGCGATCGACTAAATTGTTGGTAAGCCAGACCCGCCAATGAATCAAAAATGCCTGCCGAACGTAAAAATTTACCAAGACACGGAAGACATGGATCGTCGCCAGCACCGAAAATATGATGACCATGGTCCAAAATGCTTTGGCATCGAGCTTTTGCAAAGCGCTGTAAAGACCATTACTCCAAAATGAAAACAAGACATTCATGCGGACCGAAAACAGTGTCAGGAAAACAATCACCGCTAACCAGAACAATGGCCACTTGCTGCGGCCCGGTCTGAAAAAATCCCAGGTCAGACGGCCGAATTGACGGCCCCACACAGTAAAGCGCGACAACAACCAGACAATCAGGCTTACGCAAACAATGCTGATAATGAAAGCTTTCCCTAACCAGATCAAGCTCAGCAGCACTTCGTTATTCCAATCCATCTTTACTCCTGCCCAAGTTTTCGGAAATGACACATTACGATTGATAATCGTCCAAAGCTATCAGGAAAATACACGAGCAAGCGGCACAATTTATGCCGCCGTCCGGCCTGAAGAGACTGACTGCCAGCAATTATGGCGGTTTAACGTTTCTTTTGCTTCAGGCTACGATAGAGCGAATGCGATAGACGCATCGGCGTGCTCCGGCAAACAAATGCTCCTCTCTACTCACCTCAGCGCCACCGCCCACAACTTCTTGAAATAGCTCGAGTTCGGACCGACAAAAGCCCTGACAAGTTCTTGCGGCTGCGCAAATAGGGCAATGATCTTCTATCAGCAACCAATCTGCGCCATCGCGTTCAACCGTTGCCATATAGCCCTCGGCCTCGCGTAGCGAAGCCAATTTCGCTAGTCTGTCCTCCACTGCCGTCAGTCCTTCGCAGGCTTGAAAATAAGTTACCCGCAGCGTATCTTCGCGCTGACTAATCAGTTTTTCCAAGCCACTCTCGCCAAATAATTGCCTGACTGAGCCAATCAGATCGACCGTCAATTGCGCGTGCGTATCGGGAAAACGGGCATGGCCAGTGGCGGTCAGCACCCAATTTTGGCGCGGTCGCCCAGCGCCTGAAGAGGCCTCTTGCAAACCGGCAACCAAATGACCGGAGAACAGTTTCTGCATTTGCAGACGCGCGGCTTCAACCGTGATGTCAAGTTCTTGCGCAAGGGTCGCGGTCGAAGCGGCGCCTTTGGTCTTCAGACGCAAAAGAATACGGTCGGCGGTAGATTGCGCTTCGCTATTATCCAAGTTATTTCTTGTATATTCCATTTTTCGGCTTTACACTCCGCAATATCCAACTAATTTCTTGGATATTAAAGCCGATTAATGCAATTGTCGAGGTGCACTTGAAGACCCTATCCACCGCCGCTCCCACTTGGGGAGATTTACTCGCCGGTCGCAATGCTTTGCGCGCCATCGCACTGACCGGCGGCGTCGCTCTGCACGCCATTAATGTTCACATTGTGACCACGATATTGCCATCGGTCGTGCGCGATATCGGAGGGCTGCCTTATTACGCCTGGAACACCACGCTGTTTATAGTCGCCTCGATTCTTGGCTCCACGCTCTCCACAAAATTGATCGATATATTCCAGCCACGCGCTGCCTATTTATGCGCACTGACATTGTTTTCCATCGGTACGATAGGCTGCGCGACGGCCCCGACAATGGCATGGTTATTAGTCGGCCGTAGCGTTCAGGGCTTGGGGGGCGGAATTCTGGCAGCTCTCAGCTATGCGTTGATCAGGATCGTATTTGAGCAGCGCTTATGGTCGCGAGCGGTGGCGCTAGTTTCGGGCATGTGGGGCATTGCGACGCTATTCGGACCTGCGGTGGGTGGCCTATTTGCCCAAACCGGCAACTGGCGGCTGGCATTCTGGGTGCTATTACCAATCGCAGCGTTGCAAGCCGTGATCGTTAGCAGTCAACTCGATAGTCGTCAGGATAACGCGGCAGACCGCGGAACGCTGCGAGTTCCCTTCGGTAAAATTTGCTTGCTGGCCGCATCGGTATTGGTGATCGCTATCGGCGACTTATTCACGCAAACGATAGGAAAAATCATCGGCGTCGCCATCGGTTTGGGCCTCGGCATTTTGTTGGCCTGGCTGGATCAGCGTGCAACAGTGCGGCTATTGCCCAGCGGCGCGTATTCGCTTCACTCGCCGCTGGGGGCCATTTTTGCGTGCGTCTGTCTGTTGATGATGGGTACCACGACTGAAATTTTTGTGCCCTACTTTCTGCAAGTAATTCATCTTCACACACCGCTAATGGCCGGTTATATGACCGCCGCCATGGCAGGTGGCTGGAGCATCGCATCGCTCATCAGCTCAAGTCGCAACGGTATCGCCGCTGATCGAATGATTCGCATTGGTCCTGTGTGCGTGGCGCTGGCGCTGATCGTGCTGGCAATCGTCATGCCAGAGCACGACCGTCTGCCGTTGGCATTAGAAACGACAATATTGGTCATCGCCTTAGCCGGAGTCGGCTTTGGCGTAGGACTCGGCTGGCCGCATTTGCTGACACGTGTCATGAAAGCCGCGCCGGTCGGAGAAGAAAATCTGGCCTCATCCGCCATCACGACGGTGCAACTGTATGCGATGGCTATCGGTGCGGCATTGGCTGGTCTGCTGGCAAATACCGCAGGGCTATCGACGCCGGGTGGATTACGTGGCGCAAGCAGTGCTGCATATTGGCTATTCGGCAGCTTTGCGATTGCGCCGATATTAGCCATTTGGCTAAGTCGCAGGATGCTACCTCCATCATTTCATTGATGACAAAAGTGGCCGCAAAACGATGGTCGCGCTAAACCTCTGAATAAAGCCAAGAAAAATAAACGGTCATTTAACATGTGTTAATCGCCATAAAAAAACCAGTCCGAAGACTGGTTTTTTTATCGACTGCGCTTAAACGACCGCGCCTTCTGTTTCATCTTTTTCCTTGATCGGCTTGATCAAGTCTTCACGCTTCACGCCTAGCCACATGGCAAGCGCTGCGGCGACGAACACCGAAGAATAAATACCGAACAAAATACCGATAGTCAGTGCCGCAGCAAAATAATGCAGGGTCGGGCCACCAAAGACCAGCATCGACAACACCATGATTTCAGTACTTCCGTGGGTAATAATAGTCCGGGAAATAGTGCTGGTAATCGCATGATTCAAGACATCCGGCGTCGCCATTTTTCCGAACTTGCGGTCCCGGAAAGTTTCACGTACCCGGTCAAATACCACGACCGATTCGTTCACCGAATAACCCAGTACCGCCAGCACCGCCGCCAATACCGTGAGTGAAAACTCCCACTGGAAGAACGCAAAAAATCCCAAAATAATCACCACGTCATGCAAGTTCGCGATAATCGCGGCAACCGCATATTTCCACTCAAAGCGAATCGCCAGGTACAGCATGATGCCGACCACAACGAACAGCAGCGCCATCAAACCATCGTGCGCCAACTCATCACCCACCTGCGGACCGACAAACTCATTCCGTTTCAATACAACATCAGGATCTTTAGCCTTCAGTGCATTCAAAACAGTTTCGCTTTGTTGCGATGAACTAACGCCTTTTTTAGCTGGCAAGCGGATCAAAACGTCTTGTGCAGTCCCAAAACTTTGAATCTGATTGTCGGTAAAACCGATATCCTCAACCGTTTTGCGGATGCCCTCAATATTCGCTGGCTGGCTATACGTGACCTCCATCACCGTACCGCCGGTGAACTCGATCGACAAATGCAGACCTTTATGAAAAAGGAAAAACACTGCCAAGACAAACGTCAGCGCCGACACCACATTCAAAATCAATGCGTGGCGCATAAACGGAATATCTTTTTTAATTCGGAAAAACTCCATCACATTCCTTTCGGTTCGACCTTGCCATTTTACTCATCCAGTTAAGGGTAAATATAAAATGGCAGTACGGTCATATCAACATCTATTTTTGCGGTTTTTTGGTCTGTTTAGCGCCTGTTATTAGCGCGCCATTCAGTCACTTTAAAAACCGGGTAATGGTCTTTTCAATCGTTATTCGCCGGGATGCCAGACTTTTCCAATCGACAAAGTCGTCAGTTTCTTGCGGCGGCCGTACCACAAATTAGCCAAGCCACGCGAGAAGAACACCGCCGAAAACATTGAAGTCAGAATACCCAGACAATGCACCACGGCAAAGCCGCGAATCGCACCGGAACCAAAAATCAGCAATGCGACACCGGCAATCAATGCCGTCACGTTGGAGTCAAGAATGGTATGCCACGCATGCTCAAAACCTAATGCAATTGCCGCCTGAGGAGAATTTCCCTTACGCAGTTCTTCACGTATCCGTTCATTCACCAGCACGTTCGCATCAATCGCCATACCCAGCGTCAGCGCGATCGCGGCGATACCGGGCAGCGTTAAAGTTGCCTGCAAAGTCGACAATACCGCTACTAGCAGCAACAGGTTGACCGACAATGCGATCACACTGAATGCACCGAACAGCAAGTAATAAGAAATCATGAATACTGAAACAACCAAAAAGCCATACAAGGTTGAATCAAAACCTTTTTTGATATTCTCAGCACCAAGTTGCGGTCCGATAGTACGTTCTTCGATGATTTCCATCGGTGCAGCCAGCGAACCGGCGCGCATCAGCAAGGCCAGATCAGCGGCGGCTTGCGGAGTACCCATGCCGGTAATCTGGAAGCTGGAACCCAATTCGCTTTGAATCGTTGCGACCGTCAGGACTTCGCCCTTGCCTTTTTCAAACAGCACGACAGCCATCGCTTTACCGACTTTATCGCGTGTGGCAGAGCGCATCTTACGACCGCCATCGCCGTTCAAATCGATGCTGACCGCTGGTTGGTGATTCTGGTCGAAAGACACCGAAGCGTTAGAGATATAGTCGCCGGTTAACACAGGATCTTTGTACAGGATGACCGGTGCATTCTTACCGACCTTGAACAGTTCGGAGCCAAATGGTACGGCGGCAGTTTCTTCAGTGCCACGCGTGACCGACTCATCGACCATGCGTACTTCCAGCGTCGCGGTACGACCAATGATGTCTTTAGCGCGCGAAACATCTTGCACACCTGGCAACTGCACAACGATGCGGTCTGCACCCTGACGTTGAATAATCGGCTCGGCAACACCTAATTCATTCACGCGTTTGGAGAGGGTCAGAATATTTTGCTGTACACCTTCATCGGTAGTTTTTTTCAATACGTCCGGCTTCAACGTGGCGATCAGCTTGATATCCCCGCCCGCCGGTCCGTCTGTCAGCGTCAGATCAGGCAATTGCCCTGATAACAAATCCCTGGCTTTGCTCAACGTATCTTGATCCGGGAAGCGCATCTCAATTGCGTCGCCGTTACGGTCGATGCCGCTATAGCGAATATCCTTGTCGCGCATAATGCTGCGGGCGCTCGATTGCAGGCCTTGAATACGCTTGTTTGCCACGGCCTTTACATCGACTTGCATCAGAAAATGCACACCGCCGCGCAAATCCAGCCCCAGAAACATCGGGAACGCATGGATGCTTTGCAGCCATTGCGGTGTGTTTGGGACCAAATTGAAGGCGACGACATAAGTCGGATCGGTAGGGTCGGTATTTAATTCTTTTTCCAGCAAGGCCTTAGCCTTGAACTGGGCATCGGTATCGGCGAAACGCGCACGTACAGAACCTTGCGGACCGGCGTCATCAAAAACGATACTGAGGGGCGCCAAATTGGCTTGCTGGAGGACTTGCTCCACCCGTCCGCTCAGCGCGCTGTCTACCTTCAGGGTAGATTTTCCGCTGCTGATTTGCACCGCAGGTGATTCGCCAAAAAAGTTCGGCAGTGTGTACAGCACGCCAAACAACAGCGCGAAGACGATCACAATATATTTCCAGAGGGGGTAGCGATTCATAGTGTTTCAGCGTTTTGTGTGAGTCCGCAACTTGCTACAAACTCTTACTTCTATAAATGGTGCCCGATGCTGACTGGGACGCTTGGTGAAATGGGACGTGCCGCATTTCAGGATCAACCCAAAAAAATACTGGCCGGCAACGGAGTTTGCTGGTTTTCATACCCAATAGCGAGACACCATTGGTAAAAACGATGATAAACCGGTGTATCTCGGCTAACGGCCATTTAACTTTTTTGCAGCTAATAAATAAGTACGACACCAACCTATGGACCTGATCATGTGAATAAAGCGCCCCAAGAGGCGCTTCTCGATCAGCGACCAAAGACGCCAATTACAGCGTCTTGATCGTGCCCTTAGGCAGCAATGTCGTTACTGCACTTTTTTGCAGAGTAACTTCAGTGCCACTAGCAATTTCCAGCGTGACATAACCGTCAGCAACTTTCGTTACTTTGCCCAATATGCCGCCAGCTGTAACGATTTCATCGCCCTTGCCCAGTGCATCCATCATGGATTTTTGCTCTTTTTGACGTTTCATCTGTGGACGAATCATCAGGAAATACAGTACAACAAACATCAAAATGATCGGCAGGAAGCTGGTCAGATTGCCACCAAGGCCAAAAGGGCCGGCAGAAGTTGTTGCGGCAGGCGCAGTCTGCGCATATGCAGTAGTAATGAACACTAGAATGCTCCAAAAAAGTGGTTGTTTTAAAATAACTTCGCATTTTAGCATTGGGCGGTGCAGGAATCGCATTCTGCTTATGCTTGGCGTGTCAATGGGGAAGTTTATTACTATAAAGCGATACTTTAATCTCAGACTCCGCGCGCCCGGTCCGCGTGGAACAGAGCCACAAAACTGGTAAAACGTTCCTCATCCAGCGCATTACGGATGTTTTGCATCAAATCCAGGTAGTAATGCAGGTTATGGATAGTATTCAGGCGGGCCCCGAGAATTTCACCGGTGCGATGCAAATGATGCAAATAAGCGCGGGAGAAATTCTTGCAGGCATAGCAACCGCAACTTTCATCCAGCGGCTGCGTATCTTCTTTATAGCGCGCATTTTTAATTTTCACGTCACCAAATCGTGTAAATAACCACCCATTACGCGCATTACGGGTCGGCATCACGCAGTCAAACATATCGACGCCATTCTGAACACCGGCGACCAAGTCCTCCGGCGTGCCGACCCCCATTAAATAATGTGGTTTGTTTGCCGGTAGTTTTGGCCCGATATATTCCAGCACGCGCATCATTTCTTCTTTTGGCTCGCCGACCGACAAACCGCCAATCGCAATGCCATTGAAATCCAGCGCATTCAAACCGGCCAGAGATTCTTCCCGTAAGTGTTCAAACATACCGCCCTGCACAATGCCGAACAAGGCATTTGGATTTTCGCCGCCCTTGAACTCATCTTGCGAGCGTTTGGCCCAGCGCAACGACATCCGCATCGACTCGGCGGCCTCAATCTGCGTCGCAGGACGACCGTCGATTTCATAGGGCGTGCATTCATCAAACTGCATCACAATGTCGGAATTCAAAACTTTCTGAATCTGCATCGACACTTCTGGTGATAAAAACAACTTATCGCCATTAATCGGTGACGAAAACTTTACGCCTTCCTCAGTAATCTTACGCATCGCTCCAAGAGAAAATACTTGAAACCCGCCGGAATCAGTCAGGATCGGCTTATCCCAACCCATGAATTTGTGTAAGCCGCCAAACTTCTTGACGACTTCGATACCCGGTCGCAGCCAAAGGTGAAAAGTGTTCCCTAAAATGATGTGCGCGTCGATTTCTTTCAGTTCCAGCGGCGACATGGCTTTCACCGAACCATACGTCCCGACGGGCATAAAGATTGGCGTCTCGACGATTCCGTGATTCAGCTTGACGCGGCCGCGGCGTGCTTTTCCTTCGGTTTTTAACAACGTAAATTCAAGCATAGAGATTCTTTAAATGTTTTTTTGAGTGGTCAGCAGCATGGCATCGCCATAACTGAAGAAACGATACTGTTGCACAATCGCGTGTGCATACGCTGCTTTGATCACGTCATAACCGGCAAAAGCCGAAACCAGCATCAGCAACGTCGATTTTGGCAGATGGAAATTGGTGATCAGACGATCCACCGTCTTAAAACGATAACCCGGCGTAATAAATAGCGCCGTATCCGCGCCGCCAGCCTGCAATTCGCCCGATTGCGATGCCGATTCCAGCGCCCGCAAGCTGGTCGTGCCCACCGCTACCACGCTCCTGCCAGCAGCCTTGGTTGCACGTATCGCCTCTACGGTCGCGACATCGATGGTGTACCACTCTGTATGCATTTTATGATCTGCGAGGTTTTCTGTGCGCACTGGCTGGAAGGTGCCCGCGCCGACGTGCAGCGTAACATAGGCAAAATTAATCCCTTTTTGACGCAAACGTTCGAGCAACGCCAGATCGAAATGCAAACCGGCTGTCGGGGCCGCTACCGCCCCCAACTCCTTTGCATAGACGGTCTGATAACGGGTTTCATCGAACGCATCCGCGGTGTGTTCGATATAGGGCGGCAACGGCAACCGACCGTGTGCCTCAATCAATTCGAACACGTCAGTCGGAAAAATCAGCGTGAAAAATTCGCCTACGCGCGGACCGACGGTGACATCGAAAGCCTCCGCCAGACGTATGTTGGTTCCCGTTGGCGGCGATTTTGATGCCCGCACCTGCGCGTGGACTGTACGATTATCGAGCACACGTTCAACCAGCACTTCGACGTTGCCGCCGGTGTCTTTCACACCGAAAAATCGTGCTTTTAACACCCGTGTATCGTTAAAAACCAGTAAATCGCCGGGCAACAATAGATCAACCACGTCGGTGAACTGACGATCAATCAACGCCGCGCCATTGGTATTATCAACATGCAATAAGCGCGAAGCGCTGCGCTCAGACAGCGGCAATTGGGCAATCAGTTCAGGTGGGAGCGTGAAATCGTAATCGGAAAGAGAATGCATACTTAACTAAGGCCAATAAATAATTAATAAAAAATCAAAACATGCGTTCAAGGCCAAATTTCAAGACTTCTCCACCTTACGCATGCAGCAAGTAGCCTTTACAATGGCAACCGAAAAGACTCTCTCGGAGTGCAGCGCCAACTATTACCGACTATCGGAATCGTTCATCAGCGCCGCATTTATCTCGAACAACCCGCTATTTTACGCCCAGCCGCTCCATTTACGGCCTATATGCCCGACCCAACGCGAAAATCAACTCCACCCAATAAGTCTGGCAAGGCCGTCAAAGCCCCGGCTGCAAGTCGTGAAACCAAGCTGGCACGGCTTGGCCTACGCACCGATATGGATCTGGTGCTGCATCTTCCGATGCGTTACGAAGACGAAACCGAAGTCGTGCCGATTCATCAGGGAAATATGATGGGGACCACGGTTGCGCAGGTAGAAGGCATCGTCACCAGCTGCGATATCCAATATCGACCGCGACGCCAGCTGGTGGTAACACTGGCCGACGATAGCGGTCAGCTAATGATGCGGTTTCTGAATTTTTACGGTAGCCAGACCAAACAATTGGCAGTCGGCACTCGGGTGCGCGCACGCGGTGAAATTCGGCATGGTTTTTTCGGTGCCGAGGTGGTCCATCCAACCTACAAGATCGTGCTTGAAGGGGCCCCGCTACCGAAGGCGTTGACCCCGGTTTATCCATCAGGCGAAGGATTATCGCAAATTTTCCTGCGCAAATCGATCGTCGATGCGATGCAAAAAATCGAATGGCGCGATACTTTGTCGCCAGCGCAGCTACAGACTTACCAATTAACGACTTTTGAGGCCGCGGTCCGACTGCTACATAATCCCCCGCCAGAGATCGATGAAGGCGCGCTGGAAGATCGTTCACATCCTGCATGGGTAAGGATGAAATTTGACGAATTACTGGCACAACAATTGTCATTGAAGCGCGCACAATTTGAGCGTCGGGCGCAAAATGCCCGTGCATTGCCGCTAGTGGGAAAATTGTCCAAGGCTTTTCTGAAGACCTTGCCGTTCAAACTGACTGGCGCGCAAGAACGTGTCATGGCAGAGATTCGGGCTGACATCAAAGAGTCATTTCCTATGCAGCGTTTGCTACAAGGCGATGTCGGCAGCGGCAAAACCGTGGTGGCGGCACTGGCGGCCGCGCAAGCGATCGACAGCGGGTTTCAAGCAGTGTTAATGGCACCGACCGAAATTCTGGCTGATCAGCATTTCCGTAAAATCGCGGCCTGGATGGCGCCATTGGGCATCAGCGTGGCGTGGCTTACGGGAAGCCTGAAAAAGAAAGAAAAACAGGCATCGCTAGAACGCATCGCCTCTGGACAAGCGCAATTGGTGATTGGTACGCATGCGTTGATTCAAGAGACGGTGCAATTTGCCAAGCTCGGTCTGGTAATTGTGGATGAGCAGCACCGTTTCGGCGTAGGCCAGCGCTTGACGCTACGACAAAAATCAGCAACCGAAAGCAATGGCGAGAGCGAACGTCACGGCGTCGCCTCTGACATCGTTCCCCATCAATTGATGATGAGCGCCACGCCGATCCCACGGACCCTGGCGATGACCTATTACGCCGATCTGGAAATCTCGGTGATCGACGAATTACCGCCAGGCCGCACGCCGATCGTCACTCGCAGCGTCGATCAGAATCGGCGCGATGAAGTCATTGAGCGGGTCCACGCGGCGGCACAAGAAGGACGCCAGGTATATTGGGTCTGCCCGCTGATCGAAGAGTCCGAAGCCTTACAATTACAAACTGCCACCGAGACTTACGCCATGCTGGTGGAAGCGCTGCCCGATTTGCAGGTCGGCCTGGTGCATGGACGTTTGAAACCGCTTGAAAAACAGGCCGTAATGGAGGCTTTCATCGCAGGCCAGATTCACGTACTGGTCGCCACCACGGTGATTGAAGTCGGCGTCGATGTG carries:
- a CDS encoding metalloregulator ArsR/SmtB family transcription factor; this encodes MEYTRNNLDNSEAQSTADRILLRLKTKGAASTATLAQELDITVEAARLQMQKLFSGHLVAGLQEASSGAGRPRQNWVLTATGHARFPDTHAQLTVDLIGSVRQLFGESGLEKLISQREDTLRVTYFQACEGLTAVEDRLAKLASLREAEGYMATVERDGADWLLIEDHCPICAAARTCQGFCRSELELFQEVVGGGAEVSREEHLFAGARRCVYRIRSIVA
- a CDS encoding MFS transporter, which translates into the protein MKTLSTAAPTWGDLLAGRNALRAIALTGGVALHAINVHIVTTILPSVVRDIGGLPYYAWNTTLFIVASILGSTLSTKLIDIFQPRAAYLCALTLFSIGTIGCATAPTMAWLLVGRSVQGLGGGILAALSYALIRIVFEQRLWSRAVALVSGMWGIATLFGPAVGGLFAQTGNWRLAFWVLLPIAALQAVIVSSQLDSRQDNAADRGTLRVPFGKICLLAASVLVIAIGDLFTQTIGKIIGVAIGLGLGILLAWLDQRATVRLLPSGAYSLHSPLGAIFACVCLLMMGTTTEIFVPYFLQVIHLHTPLMAGYMTAAMAGGWSIASLISSSRNGIAADRMIRIGPVCVALALIVLAIVMPEHDRLPLALETTILVIALAGVGFGVGLGWPHLLTRVMKAAPVGEENLASSAITTVQLYAMAIGAALAGLLANTAGLSTPGGLRGASSAAYWLFGSFAIAPILAIWLSRRMLPPSFH
- the secF gene encoding protein translocase subunit SecF, encoding MEFFRIKKDIPFMRHALILNVVSALTFVLAVFFLFHKGLHLSIEFTGGTVMEVTYSQPANIEGIRKTVEDIGFTDNQIQSFGTAQDVLIRLPAKKGVSSSQQSETVLNALKAKDPDVVLKRNEFVGPQVGDELAHDGLMALLFVVVGIMLYLAIRFEWKYAVAAIIANLHDVVIILGFFAFFQWEFSLTVLAAVLAVLGYSVNESVVVFDRVRETFRDRKFGKMATPDVLNHAITSTISRTIITHGSTEIMVLSMLVFGGPTLHYFAAALTIGILFGIYSSVFVAAALAMWLGVKREDLIKPIKEKDETEGAVV
- the secD gene encoding protein translocase subunit SecD; translated protein: MNRYPLWKYIVIVFALLFGVLYTLPNFFGESPAVQISSGKSTLKVDSALSGRVEQVLQQANLAPLSIVFDDAGPQGSVRARFADTDAQFKAKALLEKELNTDPTDPTYVVAFNLVPNTPQWLQSIHAFPMFLGLDLRGGVHFLMQVDVKAVANKRIQGLQSSARSIMRDKDIRYSGIDRNGDAIEMRFPDQDTLSKARDLLSGQLPDLTLTDGPAGGDIKLIATLKPDVLKKTTDEGVQQNILTLSKRVNELGVAEPIIQRQGADRIVVQLPGVQDVSRAKDIIGRTATLEVRMVDESVTRGTEETAAVPFGSELFKVGKNAPVILYKDPVLTGDYISNASVSFDQNHQPAVSIDLNGDGGRKMRSATRDKVGKAMAVVLFEKGKGEVLTVATIQSELGSSFQITGMGTPQAAADLALLMRAGSLAAPMEIIEERTIGPQLGAENIKKGFDSTLYGFLVVSVFMISYYLLFGAFSVIALSVNLLLLVAVLSTLQATLTLPGIAAIALTLGMAIDANVLVNERIREELRKGNSPQAAIALGFEHAWHTILDSNVTALIAGVALLIFGSGAIRGFAVVHCLGILTSMFSAVFFSRGLANLWYGRRKKLTTLSIGKVWHPGE
- the yajC gene encoding preprotein translocase subunit YajC, with product MLKCEVILKQPLFWSILVFITTAYAQTAPAATTSAGPFGLGGNLTSFLPIILMFVVLYFLMIRPQMKRQKEQKSMMDALGKGDEIVTAGGILGKVTKVADGYVTLEIASGTEVTLQKSAVTTLLPKGTIKTL
- the tgt gene encoding tRNA guanosine(34) transglycosylase Tgt, which gives rise to MLEFTLLKTEGKARRGRVKLNHGIVETPIFMPVGTYGSVKAMSPLELKEIDAHIILGNTFHLWLRPGIEVVKKFGGLHKFMGWDKPILTDSGGFQVFSLGAMRKITEEGVKFSSPINGDKLFLSPEVSMQIQKVLNSDIVMQFDECTPYEIDGRPATQIEAAESMRMSLRWAKRSQDEFKGGENPNALFGIVQGGMFEHLREESLAGLNALDFNGIAIGGLSVGEPKEEMMRVLEYIGPKLPANKPHYLMGVGTPEDLVAGVQNGVDMFDCVMPTRNARNGWLFTRFGDVKIKNARYKEDTQPLDESCGCYACKNFSRAYLHHLHRTGEILGARLNTIHNLHYYLDLMQNIRNALDEERFTSFVALFHADRARGV
- the queA gene encoding tRNA preQ1(34) S-adenosylmethionine ribosyltransferase-isomerase QueA, whose amino-acid sequence is MHSLSDYDFTLPPELIAQLPLSERSASRLLHVDNTNGAALIDRQFTDVVDLLLPGDLLVFNDTRVLKARFFGVKDTGGNVEVLVERVLDNRTVHAQVRASKSPPTGTNIRLAEAFDVTVGPRVGEFFTLIFPTDVFELIEAHGRLPLPPYIEHTADAFDETRYQTVYAKELGAVAAPTAGLHFDLALLERLRQKGINFAYVTLHVGAGTFQPVRTENLADHKMHTEWYTIDVATVEAIRATKAAGRSVVAVGTTSLRALESASQSGELQAGGADTALFITPGYRFKTVDRLITNFHLPKSTLLMLVSAFAGYDVIKAAYAHAIVQQYRFFSYGDAMLLTTQKNI
- the recG gene encoding ATP-dependent DNA helicase RecG, coding for MPDPTRKSTPPNKSGKAVKAPAASRETKLARLGLRTDMDLVLHLPMRYEDETEVVPIHQGNMMGTTVAQVEGIVTSCDIQYRPRRQLVVTLADDSGQLMMRFLNFYGSQTKQLAVGTRVRARGEIRHGFFGAEVVHPTYKIVLEGAPLPKALTPVYPSGEGLSQIFLRKSIVDAMQKIEWRDTLSPAQLQTYQLTTFEAAVRLLHNPPPEIDEGALEDRSHPAWVRMKFDELLAQQLSLKRAQFERRAQNARALPLVGKLSKAFLKTLPFKLTGAQERVMAEIRADIKESFPMQRLLQGDVGSGKTVVAALAAAQAIDSGFQAVLMAPTEILADQHFRKIAAWMAPLGISVAWLTGSLKKKEKQASLERIASGQAQLVIGTHALIQETVQFAKLGLVIVDEQHRFGVGQRLTLRQKSATESNGESERHGVASDIVPHQLMMSATPIPRTLAMTYYADLEISVIDELPPGRTPIVTRSVDQNRRDEVIERVHAAAQEGRQVYWVCPLIEESEALQLQTATETYAMLVEALPDLQVGLVHGRLKPLEKQAVMEAFIAGQIHVLVATTVIEVGVDVPNASLMVIEHAERFGLSQLHQLRGRVGRGTAASVCLLLYQSPLGLIAKQRLMTMRETTDGFEIARRDLEIRGPGEFLGARQSGQAMLRFADLSTDQWIVDQASALAEQLLHHPTPENVTTVECHLTRWLNGREDFLKV